In one window of Heterodontus francisci isolate sHetFra1 chromosome X, sHetFra1.hap1, whole genome shotgun sequence DNA:
- the tspan31 gene encoding tetraspanin-31: MLFFYMVILFLVFVIQFGVSCSCLALNRSQQENLLKLTWNRMSNITRHDLENQLNCCGFMNDTENIATYVTDYSICQAPCSQTSCKTCGNVMLMHSGEALRILGGVGLFFSFTEILGVWLAVRFRNQKDPRANPSAFL; the protein is encoded by the exons ATGCTGTTCTTT TACATGGTAATTTTATTCCTGGTCTTTGTGATTCAGTTTGGAGTCTCCTGCTCATGCCTGGCTCTCAACCGAAGTCAACAG GAGAATCTGCTAAAGTTGACCTGGAACAGAATGTCAAATATAACCAGACATGATCTAGAAAACCAACTGAATTGCTGTGGATTTATGAATGATACAGAGAATATTGCAACCTATGTGACTGATTATTCAATATGTCAAGCA ccatGCAGTCAAACCAGTTGTAAAACTTGTGGGAATGTCATGCTGATGCATTCTGGCGAGGCTCTGAGGATTCTGGGTGGAGTGGGACTTTTCTTCAGCTTCACTGAG ATCCTTGGAGTTTGGCTCGCTGTGCGATTTCGGAACCAGAAGGACCCTCGAGCAAATCCTAGTGCCTTTTTATAG